A single genomic interval of Scyliorhinus canicula chromosome 15, sScyCan1.1, whole genome shotgun sequence harbors:
- the LOC119978812 gene encoding transmembrane protein 100, with translation MSRVMMGCKSKPMPWRQHQNAGQKAMEPVSAMERLAVTTGGTERSWYRCIFPFGLVSLVVGIAVTSITFSVRERRMDAAKLVSLSVLVFSLILISAAFGCWKVNRDRRERREIQ, from the exons ATGAGCCGTGTCATGATGGGCTGTAAGTCGAAGCCGATGCCGTGGCGCCAACACCAGAATGCGGGGCAGAAGGCGATGGAGCCGGTGTCGGCGATGGAGCGGCTGGCAGTGACCACGGGGGGGACGGAGCGCTCCTGGTATCGCTGCATCTTCCCATTCGGGCTGGTGTCTCTGGTGGTGGGGATCGCCGTGACCAGCATCACCTTCTCGGTGCGGGAGAGGCGGATGGACGCCGCGAAACTGGTCTCCCTGTCGGTGCTGGTCTTCAGCCTGATCCTCATTTCGGCCGCTTTCGGCTGCTGGAAGGTGAACCGGGACAGGAGGGAGCGGCGGGAG ATTCAATAA